Proteins from a genomic interval of Zingiber officinale cultivar Zhangliang chromosome 1B, Zo_v1.1, whole genome shotgun sequence:
- the LOC121984091 gene encoding protein RER1A-like has protein sequence MEGGLGGEAAAGAPLPLAKWRRDLSRAFQYYLDRSTPHTVGRWIGTLGLALVYSLRVYFLQGFYIVSYGLGIYLLNLLIGFLSPMVDPEIEGSDGPSLPMRGSDEFKPFIRRLPEFKFWYSITKAFCVAFAMTFFSVFDVPVFWPILLCYWIILFVLTMKRQIMHMIKYKYVPFDIGKQKYRGKKVSGSSNPSKD, from the exons ATGGAGGGAGGATTGGGCGGGGAAGCAGCTGCAGGAGCGCCGTTGCCTCTTGCGAAATGGAGGCGCGATCTATCCCGTGCTTTCCAGTACTACTTGGATAGATCTACTCCTCACACCGTCGGAAGATGGATTGGAACCTTGGGGCTCGCGCTCGTCTACTCTCTGCGCGTTTACTTCCTGCAGGGTTTTTACATCGTCAGCTATGGGCTTGGAATCTACCTGCTCAATCTGCTCATCGGATTCCTCTCGCCAATGGTGGATCCGGAGATTGAAGGCTCCGATGGGCCTTCACTACCCATGAGGGGATCTGATGAGTTCAAACCCTTTATTCGCAGGCTTCCAGAGTTCAAGTTTTG GTACTCCATAACGAAAGCTTTTTGCGTGGCCTTCGCGATGACTTTCTTCTCTGTGTTCGATGTGCCTGTCTTCTGGCCCATCCTTCTCTGCTATTGGATCATCCTCTTTGTCCTGACCATGAAGCGGCAAATCATGCATATGATCAAGTATAAGTATGTGCCCTTCGACATCGGAAAGCAG